The Desulfovermiculus halophilus DSM 18834 genome includes the window CGCTGGGACCTGTGCCCGGGCAACCGAGGCCAGATCGATCCCCAGATGGGTTTGTTCATCCACGACCTCGCCCCTGTAGACATACATCCGGTGGGTTCCGAAATTGGCCTCCCTGGAGGCATTGGGCTGGCGCAGGAATCGTCCGGACCACAACGGACTCGATGCGGTCTTCCGCCCGATCTCCTGCAGCTGTCTTCTGTTGTCCGCCCGCATTTCCTGGTTGACCTTGAGAAACACATCCAGCAGCGATTCTTGGCTGGGAAATGCGTCCTGAAAGTTGACAATCACGTTTTGCAGAAAACGGTCCGTTACCGGCAGGCGGGACTGATCAAAACCGGCCGGGTTCACGTAGTGATGAAATCCGGCTTCCTGAACATTTCCGGCCCTGTCCGTGGCCGTGGCCAGCAGCTGCCCCTGATCCGGGGAAAGACTGAAAGGAAAGGAAAAGAAGCACAGATAGAGGTCGCCGGACTGGGCATACGCGGGAAAGAAGAAATCCTGGATCTGCACCCCGGCCCGCTGCACCGGCTCGGACACCCGAAAGGCCACGGCCCCTGATCCACCTTGACGCAGATTGTGCCGAAAGCTCTCCAGCACGATACGGGGGGGTTTGGAGTCCAGCTCATAGGCGGCTGAGTGCTGGAGAAGATTCCCTTTCAGCCAATTCCGCCAGGACCGGTCCCTGGCCTGGACCTCGATCCGAACCTGACCGTCGTCGAATCCGGCCTGGGAAAGGGAGACCTTTCGGGTCCACTCCCGGACCGGCTCCTGAAACTCCTGGTGAGCCAGGACCTGCACATTGCCGTTTTGCACAGCCTGAACCCGCACCCACCGCAGCCCTGACTTGGCATCTATGACCTGGACTTTCATCTTGGTCCCCGGTGAAATGCTCTCCTGCTCCGGCAGCCCACGAGCACTTGGGATTTCCCCTTCTGCGTGCCACACATATGTCCCCGCTCCTGCGAGCACAGCCACCACGATCAAGAAGGCCAAATACTTTCGTATGCTTTTTTTTCTGCTCATGCGCTGCTCCTCATTTCACAGGCTCCGGCCTGAAACGCTTGGGGCATGGGAAGTCAGGGCTCCGAAGGGAGAATGCATACCAGGGATACCTTTCAGGCGACACCAATCCGTTTATGCCGACAGACTGGACCAGCCGAAGCCATGCCCCGGCTCACCCCTGCCGGTCTATGTCCGTAATCACGCCTGGAAAGGTGCGCCCTCGATGCAAAAGGCTGAGGATCACTGGCGCGAAGAAAGAGCGTCCAGTGCATCCGATTGTTGTGATTTTCTTCCTTCGGGTTCGTAATCGCTATCGGGATCGAACCCATAAGCTGAGGGTTCCTCCTGCACCGAATGACATATTCTTTCCATTTCGATAGCGATCCCGATTTCGATTGGGATTATCCCCACCAAGGTGTTCTGGGATAAAAAAGCCGCGGGATGCCCTTAGGGCATGCCTTTAGTGAAAATGGTGGCTGTCAGCTTGGCTAAGCGGTGCACATGCTTCTTGTTCGCTTCTGAATTGCTGTCCGGCGCATTGCGGAAGGACATGATGATTCCGAGCAGAGAGGCAAAAAAAGCCCGGGAAAAAAGCCGGACGTTGTCCGGATCGCACCCCATGGCCTCCAGAACAGAGTCAAACTGCTCCAGGTAATGGATCTGGATGGCGGTGAACTTTTCTTTGGCTTCCTCGTCCACCTCCTCCTTGAGCAGGAAGTGGTTCAGCATCTGCAGGGTCGCTTCCTTTTCCATAAAGAAGTCCACGATCCCGGCAGCAATATCCTCAAGGGAGGTGCGCCCGGTTTCCAGCCGCTCCCGTTGCCGTTGGCTGCCCTCTGAGACCTCATGCCCCAGGATCTCGGCCAGAATATCGTCCCGGCTGGAAAAGTAGCGATAGATGGAGGCCGGAGAGATCCCGGCCTCAGTGGCGATATCCCGCATTCCAATCTCATGAAACGGCCTTTCGGCGAACAGACTCATGGCTGCATCCAGTATAAGGTCCCGCCTGTAGGCCCGTTCGCTTTCCTTAAGCTCCAAAAAGGTCGATCTCTTGCTCATGTATCCAGATCCTCTTCCAGAATATCATTGGAGTCCGCACCCGCCTATATCCGTACCCACAGGCGGACAAAGCCGTCCTGGCTTTCAGAGCTGAAACTCTATATTTTTGCCCCGTTTTGTCAATGTTTGATTTTTTCAGTAAACAGTGTTTATATAACCTGTATTTTTCCCTTTTCCTACAGCTTTCCCCTTCCTGTCCAATGGATTGTTCACCTCGGTACAGACAGAGTTCCGGAAACCATCCTGCAGAATCAGACTATAAGAGCAGGTTTTTCCAGTCTTGACAGGAAGTAACCCCACGGCCATTATACAATGGATGCTTCTATGCCTCTGAGACAAACTTCAGCACCCAGGGTCTGCCCTGACCAGGAGGAGGACAGCTATGACTGCTATTGGTTTATTCCGGTGCCGCACCAACGAAACCAAATGCCCATTGACCAATTGCTTCCGCAGTCTCTTTTCTCGAAGCCAAGGGTTTTCCGGATATGAGCACACCGAACTGGCCGGCGTGTTCACTTTGCAGGAGGAGCTGGAAGCGAATCTGGACCTGGCCAGGATCCTGAAGTCCAAAGGGGCTGAGGCCATTCATGTGGCAACCTGTGCCTTTGCCCGCAAAGGTGAGGACAAAACCTGGCATCTGGGAGGCGGATTTGTAGACAACGTGGACGATCTCTGTGCAGCCATAGCCCAAGAAACCGGAATCCCATGCATCAAGGGATCTGCTCACCTTCCGGAAGGATACACTCCCGATGTCTTTCGCCCGTAGCCTAGGGTTGTGTGCCGCTTCAAGGGCTCTTTTCCAGCAGCCGGCCCAGGATCAGGCCGAAAAAGACGTCTCCTTCCTGCCCTCCCTGGTAACGCCATCCCAGATGAGCCCGGCACTGCCTGCACAGGCCTATCTGCCAGGCGTACCCCTGGAACCAGGTAAACTCCAAGCTGCTCCGGCCCTGGGCAACGCAGCCCGGGGCTGCTCGAAAACATCCCAGCTCAAACACAATGCCGGCCGGGTTGAAAACAACATGGGCATGCTTGCCGGAAACGCTGATCCGTTCCCCCTTCCAGGTCACCACCTGCCCGCACAGAACACATACCAAGGCATTGCCCCGGTCCTCCCCCGCCAAGGTCTCCTTTTGGGCTGCTTCACTCAGCTCCCGGGAACCGTCGGACCGAAAAAAGGCATAGCTGCCTGGAATCACCGGCTGCATGTCCCGGGACAAAGCCTGCTCCCCGGATCCTGATCGGTCCTCACTCATCTTCATGCTCTGGGAAATACATCTCCTGAACTTCTATCCCGGC containing:
- a CDS encoding M23 family metallopeptidase, coding for MSRKKSIRKYLAFLIVVAVLAGAGTYVWHAEGEIPSARGLPEQESISPGTKMKVQVIDAKSGLRWVRVQAVQNGNVQVLAHQEFQEPVREWTRKVSLSQAGFDDGQVRIEVQARDRSWRNWLKGNLLQHSAAYELDSKPPRIVLESFRHNLRQGGSGAVAFRVSEPVQRAGVQIQDFFFPAYAQSGDLYLCFFSFPFSLSPDQGQLLATATDRAGNVQEAGFHHYVNPAGFDQSRLPVTDRFLQNVIVNFQDAFPSQESLLDVFLKVNQEMRADNRRQLQEIGRKTASSPLWSGRFLRQPNASREANFGTHRMYVYRGEVVDEQTHLGIDLASVARAQVPAANSGHVVYADWLGIYGQVVIIDHGLGLQSLYAHLSQIHVQQGDRVTKGQIIGRTGSTGLAGGDHLHFGMVISGVPVNPVEWWDASWLANNIFSKLNLVRDLAGEGQK
- a CDS encoding TetR/AcrR family transcriptional regulator, which translates into the protein MSKRSTFLELKESERAYRRDLILDAAMSLFAERPFHEIGMRDIATEAGISPASIYRYFSSRDDILAEILGHEVSEGSQRQRERLETGRTSLEDIAAGIVDFFMEKEATLQMLNHFLLKEEVDEEAKEKFTAIQIHYLEQFDSVLEAMGCDPDNVRLFSRAFFASLLGIIMSFRNAPDSNSEANKKHVHRLAKLTATIFTKGMP
- a CDS encoding CGGC domain-containing protein, whose amino-acid sequence is MTAIGLFRCRTNETKCPLTNCFRSLFSRSQGFSGYEHTELAGVFTLQEELEANLDLARILKSKGAEAIHVATCAFARKGEDKTWHLGGGFVDNVDDLCAAIAQETGIPCIKGSAHLPEGYTPDVFRP
- a CDS encoding cereblon family protein; translation: MSEDRSGSGEQALSRDMQPVIPGSYAFFRSDGSRELSEAAQKETLAGEDRGNALVCVLCGQVVTWKGERISVSGKHAHVVFNPAGIVFELGCFRAAPGCVAQGRSSLEFTWFQGYAWQIGLCRQCRAHLGWRYQGGQEGDVFFGLILGRLLEKSP